In Lolium rigidum isolate FL_2022 chromosome 3, APGP_CSIRO_Lrig_0.1, whole genome shotgun sequence, the genomic window ccaaacgacacatccacccggacttttccaaccggtgcgcaggacaaacccggaacgattccgtggaacgttgtgcgagttggctgaagcatgttttctgttatgcctagcgtatgcatggtgtgccggtacattatgtttatgctgctcccattgtctattagcaccttgctgaacttgacgcgagtcgttggccctttcatgattgggtccaccacgagagcgtaaccacccgggttcggcatgattttggggtgatccttgaacgaccaggtgagtTCCCGATCCGACCatagcatgtattttggtactgccggcatcaccgcgttcacttccatggaacggcgacgtAGGCTTTGCTTGTCCTGTcggctcggtgacgaacacgacacaagACACGTCCGGATCCTCATagatattccggcccaaaggtgtcggtggaggtggttggccatagCCTTcctccacctgattgacttgctcgaTACCGCTGctcgtttggctgaggctgtaccggtaaagcatttgctccggttagtggtggtggtggtggtagttgttgctggcgcagcatatcttgcgatggtggcaacattgtggtgcaccattgtgcctgcgcatctttcactgctcccttttgcatcaagtacttggtccaagaacaatccttcgttaggtggtttgatgggtgagccgggttcggcgtgtgccaccggcaaggttgatccatggcggcttccatggtgtactttacgggttcttgccagttctttttctggccccagggtttcttctcgacccattgcttcttaggacccgcccatggctgcgatctggTTTTAcgcctccggctgccgccggcatcgagttttcctgcacagcagcaacttgccgcggagcgtaccttcgatccgggaaatcttcccttcttcttgttgttccggttgtcccggtattgttcctagcgctgctgaggcgggtttgattgttccggctcagcctgcaccgccggttgcattgggtctcccaacgcatagttatccgccactcgtatcatctccgccaaagttgttggcatgttccgctgcagcttttgccacaaaggcgaacctcgccggcatccctggctaaaccaagcaatggcttgtgcttctatcactccttcacaagagtttctaatagagttccaccgggtcaggtaatcccggtctgtttcctgcgtGCGCTGCAAGCACAAAGCGAGCTGTCGAGGCTCCGTTAGGCCTTCGGTAGGTGCTAccgaagttgctcacaaaggcttcctcaaagtccaaccagccgtttatgcttcctgccggcaagttgtttagccagattcttgccggtcctaccaagAACGATGGTACAATtcttacggcccaacgccggtttcctcctccagctacgcttcctccgccgccagcgacgtataccgcggtcacgtagtcCGCGAGCCGCCCTTCCGGCTTAgttgtgccatcatatgttttcgtgtcacggggcagctagaagttgcgaactggtggttgttctttcatgatccttgggccaaaacacttggGACCCGGTGGACCTtctgcctctatcatttcagaaaggtacactctgtccagacggtgcctcgcatcccgttctggcagatgtctttctcccacgcgctctcccaaagggttccggtaagcggtgagtcttgtcgagtcagcttcatcgtaacgttccggtaccgcggcccttgcctgccggtaccttggtggaggcatctcctcatcatcatacgctgcccttgcagctggatagttttgcccggtttcatgtctaccggcatgattgtttccggcgtagcctcctctggcgtagccacgatctgccccttggctttttctaccggcatcgtgttgcccggcttgttgttttccggcaagaaccggatcgtacacggtcatctgctgtgcgttcatttctttttctcttcttctgtccggatggggggacgaggcctgcccatgggacttgcttccggcattctttgttgaacgcgcgaattttgaagccgcagccttgttcagcttagccagctgctcagcattttgctgctcgatagtttccagcagctctctaacacgctcttgctgttttgccaaagcatctccggaaagcgattcacacagctctactgcagccttagcagcttttatagttttatccgggctactgtacttaggtttctctacgatgctgatAGATGCAGAggcactcttgccggtaagaacttccttacgcaaatcctgatctagattgcgagctttaagccggttctccggtatcctagcggcatgagcgctaacagaagcaaagccatgggcagcgttgtactcacgtagggttaggttcagctcgcgctgcgcccggacgatgtcggcgccgttcgcgagcagcttctggcgttgtgcctccagctccgcctgagccgctgccgggtcgatgttctgcgtgatcggcgttgccagcacgttcatcgccgcttggagtggtgttgccggtggtgcggaagatgctcccgcagcgccagcgtcgcgctccagcggtggcttggccgcacgggtcgaagccgcacgaccagcaccttcatccgcagcctccttgcctgcaccaaccacgccggtcatcattacctcgacgctgccggcggcgcggccagcacagagccaccttggcgggtccagtgccaccagcaccggcgagaggcgctggcgcacggggacggtgccgaagtagacgcggtggctgccgaactcgatgatgcggccgttcttggggaagatgccaccgttggcgaagcatcccgcgttgtcgttgatgaagtccatggagtagaggcgctggacgagcgcggacaccgtccgctcgccggcgatctcgaggatgcccgcccgaatatgaactccagcaagcgccacttcatgctccacggtgggcgccaactgtcgtcgtggtgaacggacagatgccataggatggcttaagttggggccgaatggacgctagaggattcgggggagggtttgtgattagatgggatgaacttccggatggtttcctcaagaacttagccaaggctagaggttgaataagaaagacacaaggaagaactcgctctagatcatcttctttattgatctcaacaggttacaaattTCTACACATCGCTCCGTCCGTGTCCGTGAAgagggctaccccctctccttatataggggagagggtggcttacagggcaagaaaccctaatggcatctttaacTAGACAAACtattttacaaagctactttaatcatagatgacaccggggtcttctttaatcagggaggctgacgtcctccggcttctttgatcgtcatcctcctctttatcgtcagcccttcgtttaaagctactttgcttagctcatctttgtcctctagttctggagagaatctttgaccagaactgccgacatgctcttccttccggtagtccggtgtcttttctatccggttccggtatacccctcttggggataccggcttagcttcacttagccaaactcttatctttgtgctccggtatgaacattaaaccggtatcttgatgactcaaaccatccggtttggcatgcctttggcataccgggggttatctccCCAACAATTNNNNNNNNNNNNNNNNNNNNNNNNNNNNNNNNNNNNNNNNNNNNNNNNNNNNNNNNNNNNNNNNNNNNNNNNNNNNNNNNNNNNNNNNNNNNNNNNNNNNgcagcaacaagagcctcctcttgtaggctttggaatctcttcaagggtgagactcgataccccctcgttgctaccgtcttctagattgcatcttggcttggattgcgtgttcgcggtaggaaaatttttgttttctatgcaacgttatcctacagctatttgtaggcggaagggcaggtcaagaggcggcacgggggccccacaccacagggccgcgtggccaagggggggggggcgtgccgccctagggtgtggccccctcgtggcccctcttcgtctctccttcggacttctggaagcttcgtggcaaaataggaccctgggcgttgatttcgtccaattccgagaatatttcgttactaggatttctgaaaccaaaaacagcagaaaacgacaagcggcacttcggcatcttgttaataggttagttccagaaaatgcacgaatatgacataaagtgtgcataaaacatgtagataacatcaataatgtggcatggaacataagaaattatcgatacgtcggagacgtatcagtgattaacatgatctcatggtcgaaggattaagttactatgcatattaaagcttgaagcacaacgaacttaatgacttgatcatatgctatgcttattatgggtgtatgttcatcacatcattcacctaatgatatgatcttgttattaataacatccaatattcatgatcaaaaaaccatgatcatctattaatcaacaagctagtttaacaagaggcttactagggactcctttatatttacaaaacacacaagtattaatgtttccacttaatacaattatagcatgggatgtaaacatttatcatgaacactaagatataacaataaacactttaattattgcctcttgggcatatctccaacagtgttGCTATGTTTTTCTTGATCATTTTTGTAGTGTGGCAGACAATCGTATATGCTAATACGTGTAAGTTATCAATCTATAGGATATTAGGATATTATTAGTGTTTTAGAAATCATGCGGATCAATAAGCACTCATCATGGTCGAGCTTTATCCTCCTATCTATGTTGTTCATTTTACAGGATCAGCGGAGATGAGTATCTTTTCTAAAAGAAGAGATGATTATCTATTACATAAAATGAAAGCATATATGAATTAAAAGAATGTGGTAAAATAATGATGTTTATTTGTATGCCTTGTGGTGATCTATGACTTCATTCTCCACCAAAGTCCAGGACTTATGGGTCCGGATGCTAGAGATCTGAAGTAATAATTAAAGAGTAATTTGACCGTACTAATGAAATGTTAAAAGCTGGAAATAATGCGCTACATTTTTTTTGACTATTATTATGCTTACATTTCACAGCTGACAAACATAGTTCTAGATTTGAATGGGTTTATTTTGTGAGTTTTTGGTGGATTTTGTAATATATCATCCTGCAAATTTCCCATTGGATTAACACATGATATTCTAATGGATTTCAAATTTAGATAATCATTGTTTGAATTTGATGAAAGTTATATGGAATAATTATGAaatgtgtttcttaatttccaaGATTACGGAGAGTTCAGTGGGTTCAAAATTGTACTCAAGCTAAAATTTGAAATCCTTTTCATAAGTACAACAGATGTGCAACTGTGCTTCTGAAGCATGATTTGTTCTTCCTAAAAAAGAACTTGTCTAATATTTACTAAATAAAAATTGTGAAATTACACAAATTAATGTTATCTCTCCTCGAGTTTCTTACCCAAAATTAATGAAATGACATGAAAGTCACCAGAACACAGGGGCACAGCTAGATATATAAAAGTTGATCAAGGTGCGCTACTCATCGGCTACGTAGAATCATTGTTAGGATTTAGGAAGAATGGGCTAGGGGCGCACAACTGCAGGCATACACTCACGCACACTTCCTGATGACCGTAGTCATTTCTTTTCCGATAAATAGCGTTTTTATTAAGCTCAAAAGTTCGTACCAAGACTACAAATTGTAAGAGTTTGCACCCCGTATTAGCATGCTGACGAAAGATTTGTTACGGAAAGGGATTCACGGATGGACGTGGCGTGAACCGTGAAGCTCTTGCTCATGCGCTGAATTCTCGGAGCACCCGCTTGAGTCCGCCCTAGTGGAGCGATGCCACGACCGTGTTCGTAAGTCATTGTGTCGAACTCTTATGTAAGTGCAGCATTTCAGTCGATTGAGGATTACCTTAATTTTTTAGTCAAGTGATATTATCAGATCTCAGTTGCAACTTATGTTGCACCTCGATCATTACTACCACGAATTACAAATTAAATCTAATGATCGGGATAATTTTTCAGTTGCACCTCATGTGTAAGTAGTAAAATCTCAATTACAATCTTATGTGCAACTAGAAAAAGTCAATGTTACAACTTACGTCTAGCTCAAACCATAACCCAATCGAACGGTTTAAAAGCGAATGAGAATTAATCTAATTATCAGTGGATCGAGAATTAGCGAAACACTTATATGATATCAATGCCGTCTTGTTCTACGTTGTTATGTACGACAACTAACGTTGCTAGTATATAACTTTTCATTGGACTATGCGTCTATGCATACATATAAAGTGTGATTTGACTTGGCCTGAGGAAGGAATTGCCTTTCCTCGGAGACTTGCACCAGAAAAAAGCAGTCGCTTTTTTTGGCGGGACTTGTTGTTCCGCGGCAACCCACAGCAACCAGTTCGTTAGTCCGGCCACACTTTCGCTTAAAGTAAAGAGAAAGGACCATTGCCTCGAACTAATTAACTGCCCTGTTTTTTTCCCCTAACAAAAGATTGAACAGCCAAGGGCATTTCCACCAGCAGCCTTTAATAGCCTTTTAATAGTTCTCCAAATAGGTTTGGGGGGCGCTCGACCAAAAATGGGTCGCTACGGTCCCTACAAACCATGCCGGCGGCATGGGGACGGCTCGATATATGGTCCGACACTATATCGTGTCGGTCCTGACGTGCAAAGATCGTCAGAGGCGCTAGCAACGCTTGCCATGTCGCATTGGCCGCAGGTCATTCTCGGCAGGGACCCATCCCCCCACCCCCAGACTCATTCTTTCCCCTGAGCAGTGAGCGCTTGGCTCTACTTGCATCCTATGCCACCGTCAAAATCGCATTCGCTGCCACCCATGATTTGACGCGTCAGAAGCTCGGCGACGTGTACGTGCAAGCCACATCGCCACATTGATGCCCGTCTCCTCACCGATGTTTGGAGTCGCTGCATCCGTTCGCCCGCTCCGCTGCAGCAACTCTCCGTTGCTAGACCGTTGCCACTTATACCGCTCGACAGCTGGAACGATGGAGAGACCTCTAGTGAGCCTTGGCTCGGCGATGTGAGTTCTCCTCCCCACTCCCCCATTGCACCGGCGATGTAAATATTTAGGTTTAGGTTTCAATTTAGGATTTTTATAATCCTAGCTTAGAATCGATGGCTATTTCTGCCAATGTGTAGTACCTCGATGTGCATGTTAACAATAGGATGTAAGTTGTGTATGGTCAAGTTTGTTCATAATTCATATATGTAGGATGGTACCAACTGTGGCGTGTGTTTGAGCAAAACATGGCAAAACTAAATGAGAACCGTGTGGAGCAATCTATAATTTAGTTGCGCAAGGTGGAGAAAGAGAAGAAGTTGCTGCTAGAGGAGAAGAATAAGTGGGACGATGAAAGGAAATAACAGTTGGAATACATGTTGTGTGATCTTCTGAAAGCTAATGATGCAAACAAGGACAATATGAAGAGGGTCCGGGAAATTCAGATGAATGAGATGTTTTCATTTGGAATCTTGTTAAGCATGTGTGCCAAAGAAAACTAGTAAGTAGTAGTTGTAGTATTATTACATTGTTCTATGCGACTAGTTTCGTAACGAACATTTTAGCTAAATTTGTTATCACGTTtgagaaataaataaaacatATTGAACCAGTGTATAGGGTCGCCGGACGAGCAGCCGACCCCAAATCTGCGGAAGTTTTTGCCAGTGCCCCCAAAGCGCTTGCCCGACATCGTTATGGACACTATTTGGAGGCGCATGTGGAGATACCATAAGTAATAAGTAATGTATTTAGTCTGAACTCTCAAGGTATGAGGACATGCATGCTCATCCAAAGTACCCCTAACAAAAGTTTGAAGGTGCTATGGTGTGTGTTTGTCCCATGAATGGCTATTGACTTTGTATTGTACCATGTTAATTACACTCTCGGTTCACAACTACTTTGGGCGCTTGGTTTAGTGAAAATCGAAGTTTCTAAATTTTGATCAAACATGGAGAAACAATCAACATCTtgaagaccgatctgatggaagagaCTAGACAAttatattcaccccccccccccccgctcacGAGTAGGTTAGTGGCCTTAGACATGTATCCTCATTTTTAAAAAATACTGCGTTGGCTAGGTCTAATACCATGTGAGTTTTTTTTGCATGTGAAAGCGATGCTTTGTCTCGTATCGGTTACATGTTTATATAGTCAACCCAGTAGACATATTTGGTAAGGATCGACTCAATTAAGAGAATTGATTAGATATCGGAATATGTTTTATTCTCCTAGCATATTCCGTTACATATATGGAAAGTATAATCCTAACAAATCTATAATCGTCATAAATTCTATTTTTATAATTTATGCATTTGATAATggatactacctccatttcaaagaATAAAGGCACATGCGTATTCCAGGACGAACTTTGACTATAAAAATTAGGCAACAAAATTCGGATtacattatatgtaattagtatcattgTGTTCGTATTGAAAAGTACTTTGTAGTGATGCTAATATCATACAAATAATTTTCATATATTTGAagtattttttttatcaaacaaaaaacacgtaaaacaagaacgtcttattctttgaaacggaggtagtattaatTTACTCCTATGTTTTTGTCAAACGTGATAAAATTTGAAGACGAAAGGAGTATAAGCATGCTTGATTTTTGCAACAGGTGATCGAACTCCAGACGAGGTCGAAGAAACCTCAGAGAAACAACAAATGTTGAAAAACCCGTGGTGAATTTCAGGCGAAAATGAGCACCAATTAAGCAAGCAATAGGCCAGTAGATGTTGGCAAAGGACGACGAACCTTCCGTGCTACCATAGCGCAAATGCCATGCAACGTGGCACGTACGTCCACGTGGCCAGCTAGTTCATCACAAATCTAGCTTCTCCATGCTGCTCAGGCTGACAGAAGGCTCACTCTCTTCGCTCATCCCTAGCTGGCTATAAAACCAGCACCTGCAACCACCTTCTCCGAAACGCGCAAACCTCCATTACAAAAACCAAACCAGCAGAGAGATCTCATCTATCCAAGCCAGCAAGAGCAACCGCGAGCCCTATATAATGGCCGCTCCCACCGTCTCTTCTTCATCGACCCCTCCCaaacctccgaacgccgccatgcTCCAGCCGGCGCCGTACCTTCCCGACATGGCAGCGCCCAACTCAAACTCCAGCGTCAGCtccgcgagcagcagcagcacggccAGTGTCGCTGGCcgctcctccaccttctccgtcgACTCGGCCGTCGCCACGCCAACCTCCTCCCCGCCGCGCCCGCATCGCGCGGGCGACTTGGCGTGGGAGGCCATCCGTGCCGCCGCGGCGCCGCTCGGCCCGCGGGACTTCACCCTCGTCCGCCGCGTCGGCGCGGGGGACATCGGCACCGTCTACCTCTGCCGCCTCGAGGCCGAGGGGAACCAGTCGTGCGCCTACGCCATGAAGGTGGTGGACCGCCGCGCGCTCGCCAAGAAGGGCAagctcggccgcgccgccgccgagaagCGCGTCCTGCGGCGGCTCGACCACCCGTTCCTTCCCACCATGTTCGCGGACTTCGACGCCGGCACCGACTACTCCTGCATCGTCATGGAGTTCTGCCCCGGCGGGGACCTCCACTCCCTCCGCCACCGGATGCCCGGGAGACGGTTCCCGCTCGCCTCCGCCCGGTTCTACGCCGCCGAGGTGCTCCTCGCGCTGGAATACCTGCACATGATGGGCATCGTGTACCGCGACCTCAAGCCGGAGAACGTGCTCATACGCGGCGACGGCCACATCATGCTCACCGACTTCGACCTCTCGCTCGAGTCCACGGCCTCCCCGTCGCTCGAGGAGGAAAGGAACGTCGCaggggacgacgacggcgacgacgcgaCGGCGTCGATCCCGACGTGCTTCCCCGAGGTGCACCTCCTCCGGCTGATGAAATGGAGACGTCGGGCGGCGCCGCGTCCGCGACCTCGGCCGCGGTTCGTGGCGGAGCCGGTGGACGCGCGGTCCAGCTCGTTCGTGGGCACGCACGAGTACGTGGCGCCGGAggtggcgagcggcggcgggcacggcgcGTCGGTGGACTGGTGGGCGTACGGCGTGTTCCTGTACGAGCTCCTCTACGGGCGCACCCCGTTCGTGGGCGCCACCAACGAGGCCACGCTCCGCAACATCGTGCGCGCGCCGCTGGAGTGCCCGCCGCTGCCCGCGGCCACGGCGTCGCACGGGGACGCCGCGGCGGCGCGGGACCTGATCGCGCGGCTCCTGGACAAGGACCCCAAGGCGCGGCTCGGGTCCCGGCGCGGCGCCGCCGACGTGAAGGCGCACCCGTTCTTCAGGGGCCTCAACTTCGCGCTGCTCAGGTCGTCGGCCCCGCCCGTCGTGCCGCCGCGGGCCGCGCTGCACCTGCAGTGCGGCAAGGCGTCGCCGGACGTGCACAACCTGTTCGATCAGTTCTGAGCATGCAGTTAGCTAGTTGATGATCACCCTTCGGCCGGCGTTCATCCGAAGAAGCCATTTTTTCTGCATCGAGGCACGAATTAACCAGCTAGCTTGTTAATTACTAGAGAATCATGTTGACTAATTACGCCACCGCTGCACGTACTACTGTGAATTAGTGCATCGATTAATTTTATTGGATCCAGCTCCGAGTTATACATACATGTCGGCATGGCCGGTCGATGGATGGATCATACCACCTGGTAACCGATCTAGCTAGCTTATGATCCAGCTATCAGCACACGATCGCACATCGAAGGTCGCATGATTAGCTGGCGCTAAGCGCGTCTTACCGGCCATTGAACCAGTGGGTTAGCCTCTGAGCTATTCTTAGACACAGATGCTATCTACATGAGCACTACAAAAGATTGAGTTCGAGACACTGAGCCAGACGGGTTTTAAGAACGATGAAGTATAAGCACATGCATATCGACGAGTAGCCTCTCAcggaagattttttttttctacaaGATACCAAAGTGCCAAACTTATAATTTGGTTTCTGTTTTGTTAGAGGTATCATTATCCTCTAAACCATCGAACCACATGTTGGTTCTTGTTTGGTTGTGAAACTGTTGATGATGATTTTTTAACGGTTAAGAGAGGAGTAGTGTTCGTACGCATGATGGTTACATATATCTCAGTTGAGCTGTCACTAGGACGGAGGCGGCGACCTGTCTTCGGTTTGTTTGTCCGTGGCCATCACACCAGTACGTTATGTACAGACGACAGTACAGTGGCTTCCGTTGGTGAACCGAAAACGTAGCAGGATGCGAAATACACCCACCCACCCGACACACGGGCCCACACGCCCCAAACCCTACTGTTTTCACCCGCTTAAGCTTTGGATGGAAGCACTCATCTCTACATGAAACTCTGTACGTGGCACTGGAGCAAAGATGCATATGTATGTAACTCCATTTCAGGACTCAATT contains:
- the LOC124699961 gene encoding protein kinase PINOID-like, whose protein sequence is MAAPTVSSSSTPPKPPNAAMLQPAPYLPDMAAPNSNSSVSSASSSSTASVAGRSSTFSVDSAVATPTSSPPRPHRAGDLAWEAIRAAAAPLGPRDFTLVRRVGAGDIGTVYLCRLEAEGNQSCAYAMKVVDRRALAKKGKLGRAAAEKRVLRRLDHPFLPTMFADFDAGTDYSCIVMEFCPGGDLHSLRHRMPGRRFPLASARFYAAEVLLALEYLHMMGIVYRDLKPENVLIRGDGHIMLTDFDLSLESTASPSLEEERNVAGDDDGDDATASIPTCFPEVHLLRLMKWRRRAAPRPRPRPRFVAEPVDARSSSFVGTHEYVAPEVASGGGHGASVDWWAYGVFLYELLYGRTPFVGATNEATLRNIVRAPLECPPLPAATASHGDAAAARDLIARLLDKDPKARLGSRRGAADVKAHPFFRGLNFALLRSSAPPVVPPRAALHLQCGKASPDVHNLFDQF